The following is a genomic window from Spirosoma foliorum.
AAGGTAATTAGGTCGGAAGCCAGCCTGATTTTGCCCGGTAATTCATCAAGCGGAACCTCGTCATTTTCTATTTCGTCGACCAGCGTAGTTAGTTGGTCATAAGCTTCCTGATAAGTCATTCTTTCTAGTAAGTTGTATAGTCGTACAGTTATGTGGTTGTAAAGTTTACAGGCCATTGCAGCTGCACTGATAGCCCAGTCTATAACTGTATGACTTTATAACTCTATAACTTTAATTCCAATGCTACCGTCGTGCATTTGCACCTGGAGCGTTTCATTGGGTTGAATTGTAGCCGTTTGGGTTAGTATCCGACCGTTGCGAAGCAATAAAGCGTATCCTCGGCGAAGCACGTTAGCAGGATCGAGGTGACGCAGCGTAACGGCTTTTTCGGCTAAGTCGGTATGACGTTCGCGAAAGTACGTTTGACTTACAAAGCGTAATCGTTCTGTTTCCCGATCTAAATTCTCCCGAGCCGTTTGCAGTGCTTCACGAGCAACCAGTCGTACGCGTTCGTGTAACTGGAGACAGGCTGCTTCAAATTGCCGATTGTGTTCAATCAAGAAAGCGGCTGCTTTGGTAGGCGTTTTCACGCTCTGGTGGCAAAGTAAATCGGTAATGCTCACGTTGCGCTCATGGCCAATGCCCGCCAGAATGGGAATCGGGAACCCGGCTACTGTTTCGCCCATCAAATACGTATCGAACGAACCGAAATCTAATTGCGAACCACCACCACGCACGATGACAACAGCATCATAAGGTACTTCACTCGTGCGAATGCGCTCTAACTGGCCACAAATTGCCTTTTCTGCCCCTTGTCCCTGTACTTGGGTCAAAAACTCATCGACTACAAAATCGTAGCCGAATGGATTTTGCGCCAGCTCGTGCCGAAAATCACGCCAGCCATCCGAATTTGGAGCCGTAATTAACGCCACTCGCTGGAAGACAACGGGCCGCGTCAACAACTGATTGGCTGTAATGTATTGTCCGGCTTCGACCCAGATAAGGTCGGGGTGATTCTTGACCAGTGAATCGAGAACCGCCTGCCGTTCTCGTTCCAGATTGCCCAGTGTATAGGATGGGTCAATTTTTAAAATTTCCAGGCGTAACCCATATACTGGACTAAAACTCACCGATACCAGTAGTAAGAGCTGGATATTGCGGGCGAAAGATACCCCAGTAGCCTGTTCAAAGGCACTGATTGTATGATAATTCCGTCGCCAGATACAGGCATCGAGTTTGGCTAAGGTTTCGCGTCCGGCAGATTCGCGTTCTACAAGCGTTAAAAAGCAATAGCCTCGATCTGGATAATTCTTAATATCGCTCGTTTCGGCCACGACCCACACAGCCTTCTGTCCGAAAGCTTCGTCAATGACGGCTTCGAGCGTAAACGCTAAATCAGAAAGGCGGATGGGAGACATATGGTAATGATAGAATGAGTGAATGATAGAATGAATGAATAGGTTTTGCGTCAGTTATTCATTCATTCTATCATTCACTCATTCAAAATTGATTAAAGTCCTTCAAACTGGCGGAGGAAACGGACGTCGTTTTCCGTGTATAGGCGCAGGTCATTTACCACGTATTTTAGCTGGGTGATTCGCTCAATGCCCATGCCAAAAGCAAAGCCTGTGTATTCTTCGGGGTCGATGCCGCAGTTAGCAATCACCTGTGGATCAACCATGCCCGATCCGGCAATTTCGACCCAACCCGAATGTTTACAGATGTTGCAACCCTTACCACCACAAATCTGACAGGAAATATCAATTTCTGCACTGGGTTCCGTAAACGGGAAGTAGGATGGACGGAAACGAATTTGGGTTCCGGGTTCGAACATCTCCTTTACGAAATGATAGAGCGTGTCTTTCAGGTCTTTGAATCCTACATTTCGATCAATGTAAATACCCTCAACCTGGTGGAACATACAGTGCGCCCGCGCCGAAATGGTTTCATTTCGATAAACCCGCCCCGGCATAATTGAGCGAATCGGTGGTTTCTGCCGTTCCATTAACCGGATCTGAACATTGGAGGTATGCGTCCGCAGCAGCATGTCGGCTGAAGTTTCGCCCGAGGTGGCTTTTTCGACAAAAAACGTGTCCTGCATATCGCGGGCCGGGTGATTGTCAGGGAAGTTGAGCGCCCCGAAGTTGTACCAATCCGACTCGATCTCGGGCCCATCGGCAACGTTAAACCCAATCCGTTCAAAAATCTGAATGATCCGTTGGCGGACCAGACTGAGTGGATGTTGCGTGCCCGTTAGATTCGGAATCGTAGGGAGAGTCAGATCGACAGGGGGAGCGCTATTGGCCGATGCCCGCTGTTCGTCAATAACTTGGCTGAAGCTGTCAAACCGCTCCTGAGCCAGGTTTTTCAGGCCATTCAGCTCTTGCCCAACCGCCCGACGATCAGCTTGTGGAACACTTTTGAGTTGTTCGAACAACTCCGTAATGACGCCTTTACGGCTGATAAACCGCATACGGAACTCCTCTAATTGTTCCGGCGATGTAATGTTATATTGATCAATCTCGAGGTGGAGATCTTTTACTTTATCCAACATACGCTACTCGTTTCGCTATTCGCTTTCACAAAGGTAGGCAAAACTGGGAAGAGCGTACGAATGAGTTGAAGAAGACTCTGAGTGAGTCAGACCAGTTCGCGTAAAAATCTGAAAAAAATATACTGGTA
Proteins encoded in this region:
- the xseB gene encoding exodeoxyribonuclease VII small subunit; its protein translation is MTYQEAYDQLTTLVDEIENDEVPLDELPGKIRLASDLITFCQERLRAVETEYQEVIERLPKR
- a CDS encoding exodeoxyribonuclease VII large subunit; the encoded protein is MSPIRLSDLAFTLEAVIDEAFGQKAVWVVAETSDIKNYPDRGYCFLTLVERESAGRETLAKLDACIWRRNYHTISAFEQATGVSFARNIQLLLLVSVSFSPVYGLRLEILKIDPSYTLGNLERERQAVLDSLVKNHPDLIWVEAGQYITANQLLTRPVVFQRVALITAPNSDGWRDFRHELAQNPFGYDFVVDEFLTQVQGQGAEKAICGQLERIRTSEVPYDAVVIVRGGGSQLDFGSFDTYLMGETVAGFPIPILAGIGHERNVSITDLLCHQSVKTPTKAAAFLIEHNRQFEAACLQLHERVRLVAREALQTARENLDRETERLRFVSQTYFRERHTDLAEKAVTLRHLDPANVLRRGYALLLRNGRILTQTATIQPNETLQVQMHDGSIGIKVIEL
- the pheS gene encoding phenylalanine--tRNA ligase subunit alpha, whose amino-acid sequence is MLDKVKDLHLEIDQYNITSPEQLEEFRMRFISRKGVITELFEQLKSVPQADRRAVGQELNGLKNLAQERFDSFSQVIDEQRASANSAPPVDLTLPTIPNLTGTQHPLSLVRQRIIQIFERIGFNVADGPEIESDWYNFGALNFPDNHPARDMQDTFFVEKATSGETSADMLLRTHTSNVQIRLMERQKPPIRSIMPGRVYRNETISARAHCMFHQVEGIYIDRNVGFKDLKDTLYHFVKEMFEPGTQIRFRPSYFPFTEPSAEIDISCQICGGKGCNICKHSGWVEIAGSGMVDPQVIANCGIDPEEYTGFAFGMGIERITQLKYVVNDLRLYTENDVRFLRQFEGL